One genomic window of Garra rufa chromosome 2, GarRuf1.0, whole genome shotgun sequence includes the following:
- the mrps6 gene encoding small ribosomal subunit protein bS6m, producing MPRYELCLVLKAMQRPETAAVLRRTVETLFERGAVVRGLENLGERRLPYKISKHDSRHTHGGYFSIDFHASPNIVSELLNHLERDIDVLRPTVLKKDIELSRGQCCGTQAEKAKSATSR from the coding sequence ATGCCGCGGTATGAGCTGTGTTTGGTCCTGAAGGCGATGCAGAGGCCGGAGACCGCGGCTGTCCTGCGGCGCACGGTGGAGACGCTGTTCGAGCGCGGCGCTGTGGTCAGGGGTCTGGAGAACCTCGGCGAACGCAGGCTGCCCTACAAGATCTCAAAACACGACTCTCGGCACACGCACGGCGGATACTTCTCCATTGACTTCCACGCCTCGCCAAATATCGTCAGCGAGCTGTTGAATCACCTTGAACGGGACATTGACGTGCTGCGCCCCACAGTTTTAAAGAAAGACATTGAGCTTTCCAGGGGGCAGTGCTGTGGAACACAAGCCGAGAAAGCAAAGAGTGCCACATCCAGATAA